The proteins below come from a single Streptomyces sp. SCSIO 75703 genomic window:
- the hemE gene encoding uroporphyrinogen decarboxylase: MSANQSPAGNQPTAAYDSAFLKACRREPVPHTPVWFMRQAGRSLPEYLKVREGIPMLESCMRPDLVAEITLQPVRRHGVDAAIYFSDIVVPLKAIGIDLDIKPGVGPVVEQPIRSRADLARLRDLTPDDVSYVTEAMGILTGELGATPLIGFAGAPFTLASYLVEGGPSRNHEHTKALMYGDPQLWADLLDRLAEITTAFLKVQIEAGASAVQLFDSWVGALSPADYRRSVMPASRKVFDAVQGLGVPRIHFGVGTGELLGLLGEAGADVVGVDWRVPMDEAARRVGPGKALQGNLDPAVLFAPTPAVEAKTDEILDAAAGLEGHVFNLGHGVLPTTDADALTRLVEYVHTRTAR; this comes from the coding sequence GTGAGTGCGAACCAGAGCCCTGCGGGCAACCAGCCGACCGCCGCGTACGACTCCGCGTTCCTCAAGGCGTGCAGGCGTGAGCCGGTGCCGCACACGCCCGTGTGGTTCATGCGGCAGGCCGGACGCTCACTGCCGGAGTACCTCAAGGTGCGTGAGGGCATCCCGATGCTCGAATCGTGCATGCGTCCCGACCTGGTGGCCGAGATCACCCTGCAGCCGGTGCGCCGGCACGGCGTGGACGCGGCGATCTACTTCAGCGACATCGTCGTGCCGCTCAAGGCCATCGGCATCGACCTCGACATCAAACCGGGCGTCGGCCCGGTCGTCGAGCAGCCGATCCGTTCCCGGGCGGACCTGGCGCGGCTGCGCGACCTGACCCCCGACGACGTCTCCTACGTCACCGAGGCGATGGGCATCCTCACCGGCGAGCTGGGCGCCACCCCGCTCATCGGCTTCGCGGGCGCCCCGTTCACCCTCGCCAGCTACCTGGTGGAGGGCGGCCCGTCCCGCAACCACGAGCACACCAAGGCGCTCATGTACGGCGACCCGCAGCTCTGGGCCGACCTGCTGGACCGCCTCGCCGAGATCACCACCGCCTTCCTCAAGGTGCAGATCGAGGCCGGCGCGAGCGCCGTCCAGCTCTTCGACTCCTGGGTCGGCGCGCTCTCCCCCGCCGACTACCGCCGCTCGGTGATGCCCGCCTCCCGCAAGGTCTTCGACGCCGTCCAGGGCCTCGGCGTGCCCCGCATCCACTTCGGCGTCGGCACCGGCGAACTGCTGGGCCTGCTCGGCGAGGCCGGCGCGGACGTCGTCGGCGTCGACTGGCGGGTCCCGATGGACGAGGCCGCCCGCCGGGTCGGCCCCGGCAAGGCGCTCCAGGGCAACCTCGACCCCGCCGTCCTCTTCGCGCCGACCCCGGCCGTCGAGGCCAAGACCGACGAGATCCTGGACGCGGCGGCCGGCCTGGAGGGCCACGTCTTCAACCTCGGCCACGGCGTCCTGCCGACCACCGACGCGGACGCGCTGACCCGCCTCGTGGAGTACGTCCACACGCGGACGGCCCGCTGA
- a CDS encoding N-acetyltransferase, protein MTPWATRPETAADAEAVRAVNLAAFPTPGEADLVDALRADPAAWIEGLSMLAVEPDGTPAGHALLTRCHVGGRPALALAPCAVLPRAQRTGAGSAAVRAVLDAARRRGEHLVVVLGHAAYYPRFGFTPASRLGIRAPFDAPDESLMALALDEGRPVPSGTIRYAPAFGV, encoded by the coding sequence ATGACCCCCTGGGCCACCCGCCCCGAGACCGCCGCCGACGCCGAGGCCGTCCGCGCCGTCAACCTGGCCGCCTTCCCCACCCCGGGGGAGGCCGATCTCGTCGACGCCCTGCGCGCCGACCCGGCGGCCTGGATCGAGGGCCTGTCGATGCTCGCCGTCGAACCCGACGGCACCCCGGCCGGCCACGCCCTGCTCACCCGCTGCCACGTCGGCGGCCGGCCCGCGCTCGCGCTGGCCCCCTGCGCGGTGCTGCCCCGGGCGCAGCGCACCGGCGCCGGTTCCGCGGCCGTCCGCGCCGTCCTGGACGCCGCCCGCCGGCGGGGCGAACACCTCGTCGTGGTCCTCGGCCACGCCGCCTACTACCCGCGCTTCGGCTTCACCCCGGCCTCCCGCCTCGGCATCCGCGCGCCCTTCGACGCACCCGACGAGTCCCTGATGGCGCTCGCCTTGGACGAGGGGCGTCCGGTCCCGTCCGGCACCATCCGCTACGCCCCGGCCTTCGGCGTCTGA
- a CDS encoding DUF3000 domain-containing protein, with protein MAAAQGRLSDGAGDMDDQKDTEGGLRPTDGTAPPPFAAAVEALRAARLRPQIEVETTPAPRRLAPYAYALEAAVVDGDEDLADGRLVLLHDPAGHDAWHGTFRLVTLVRAELEAEMAADPLLPEVCWSWLTGALQARGLAYGEPSGTVTRASSHYFGGLSARPSASQIEIRASWTPREGLGGVPDTATHLASWCDLLAQVAGLPPAGPGDASVVTLPQRRGPQSR; from the coding sequence ATGGCTGCGGCTCAGGGACGACTGTCGGACGGCGCTGGCGACATGGACGATCAGAAGGACACCGAGGGGGGTCTCCGGCCTACGGACGGCACGGCGCCGCCACCGTTCGCGGCGGCCGTCGAGGCGTTGCGGGCGGCACGGCTGCGACCGCAGATCGAGGTGGAGACGACACCGGCCCCGCGGCGGCTCGCGCCGTACGCGTACGCCCTGGAGGCGGCGGTCGTCGACGGCGACGAGGACCTGGCCGACGGGCGGCTGGTGCTGCTGCACGATCCGGCCGGGCACGACGCCTGGCACGGCACCTTCCGGCTGGTGACGCTGGTGCGGGCGGAGCTGGAGGCGGAGATGGCCGCGGACCCGCTGCTGCCCGAGGTGTGCTGGTCCTGGCTGACCGGCGCGCTCCAGGCCCGCGGCCTGGCGTACGGCGAGCCCAGCGGCACGGTGACGCGGGCCAGTTCCCACTACTTCGGCGGGCTGTCGGCCCGCCCCTCGGCCTCGCAGATCGAGATCCGGGCGTCCTGGACGCCCCGGGAGGGCCTGGGCGGGGTCCCGGACACGGCCACGCACCTGGCGTCCTGGTGCGATCTGCTGGCGCAGGTCGCGGGGCTGCCGCCGGCCGGTCCCGGGGACGCGTCGGTCGTGACGCTGCCGCAGCGGCGCGGCCCCCAGTCCCGCTGA
- a CDS encoding response regulator transcription factor encodes MSVLLEQPASLVAYRPNKPTAMVVVADPRVRSTVTRHLWALGVRDVIEASSVAEARPRIGNPRDICVADVHLPDGSGLTLLSETRAAGWPNGLALSAADDIGAVRNALAGGVKGYVVTGTRTNIGLPSRPGAAPIGAAAARLHRRPPGAPSHPGGYRELSGREVEVLRLVAEGQSNKAIGVSMGLSALTVKSHLARIARKLGTGDRAGMVAVALRTGIIH; translated from the coding sequence GTGTCCGTTCTCCTCGAGCAGCCCGCAAGCCTGGTCGCCTACCGCCCGAACAAGCCGACCGCCATGGTCGTCGTGGCCGACCCGCGCGTCCGTTCCACCGTCACCCGCCATCTGTGGGCGCTCGGTGTGCGCGACGTCATCGAAGCCTCGTCCGTCGCGGAGGCCCGTCCCCGCATCGGCAACCCGCGCGACATCTGCGTCGCCGACGTCCACCTCCCCGACGGCTCGGGTCTGACCCTGCTGTCCGAGACCCGCGCAGCGGGCTGGCCCAACGGGCTGGCCCTCTCCGCCGCCGACGACATCGGCGCCGTGCGCAACGCCCTCGCCGGCGGTGTGAAGGGCTACGTCGTCACCGGCACCCGCACCAACATCGGCCTCCCGAGCCGTCCGGGCGCCGCCCCCATCGGTGCCGCCGCCGCCCGTCTGCACCGCCGCCCGCCGGGCGCCCCGAGTCACCCGGGCGGCTACCGCGAACTCTCCGGCCGCGAGGTCGAGGTGCTGCGGCTGGTGGCCGAGGGCCAGTCCAACAAGGCGATCGGCGTCTCGATGGGCCTGTCCGCGCTGACCGTCAAGAGCCACCTCGCCCGCATCGCCCGCAAGCTCGGCACCGGCGACCGTGCCGGGATGGTCGCGGTGGCCCTGCGCACCGGCATCATCCACTGA